In Cryptomeria japonica chromosome 10, Sugi_1.0, whole genome shotgun sequence, a genomic segment contains:
- the LOC131054554 gene encoding uncharacterized protein LOC131054554: MWMKHEGLRGPVSLWWSQPHSWSGSKDFIFFKKLQYIKENMKRWNRKVFKNIFIERDRVELNLENLHSRIIGNGMSEMKFEEEKMLKKEYAEILAKEETYWRQKSRELWLKEGDRNTIFFHNLVKVRRSLNNFFSITSQDGKILEDPEEINKEAIEYFSNFLKGTDTQDGDVKEVLSFIPKCISASQNNMLMNVVSLEEVKATLFSMGGEKLPSQMA; the protein is encoded by the coding sequence atgtggatgaAACATGAAGGTTTGAGGGGCCCTGTTTCTCTATGGTGGTCTCAACCCCACTCTTGGTCTGGTTCAAAAGATTTCATTTTCTTTAAAAAGTTACAGTATATCAAGGAAAATATGAAGAGATGGAACAGGAAAGTTTTCAAGAATATTTTCATTGAAAGAGATAGAGTGGAATTGAATTTGGAAAACCTTCATTCCAGAATTATTGGAAATGGAATGTCTGAAATGAAATTTGAGGAGGAGAAGATGCTTAAAAAAGAGTATGCTGAAATTTTAGCTAAGGAAGAAACATATTGGAGACAAAAGTCAAGGGAGTTGTGGTTGAAAGAGGGGGATCGAAACACGATTTTTTTTCACAATTTAGTTAAAGTGAGGCGATCCCTTAACAATTTTTTTTCTATTACAAGTCAGGATGGTAAGATCTTGGAGGATCCAGAGGAGATCAACAAGGAAGCTATTGAGTATTTTTCTAATTTCCTCAAAGGGACGGACACTCAAGATGGAGATGTGAAGGAGGTTTTGTCGTTTATTCCTAAATGTATCTCGGCAAGTCAAAACAATATGCTGATGAACGTGGTCTCTTTGGAGGAAGTTAAAGCGACTCTCTTCTCAATGGGGGGGGAAAAGCTCCCAAGCCAGATGGCTTAG